GACCGCGCCGCTGGCGCCGATGATCACCCGGTCCGGCGCGCTGATCGTGAACATCGCCGCGAAGTTCGCCGCCGCGCCGCCCAGCAGGAACAACGCCAGGAACCGCCATGAGCCCATCGCCCGCTCGGCGGGCAGGCCGAAGATCAGCAGGAATACCAGATTGCCCAACAGGTGCGCCCAATCCGCATGCAGGAACAGCGCGGTCAGCAGGCGCAGGCCGCGCTCGTGATCGAAAGCGCCGCGCCAACCGCCTGGCGCATCCAGGCCGCCCGACAGCACGCCCCAGTCGATCAGCAACGTCCGGTGGGCAGCGTCCGGTCGGGCGATCACCCACAGAAAGGCCGCCCACAGCGCCACCAGCAGCAGGGGCGTGGCCCAGCGGACGGCATTTCTTTGGCGGGAGGGAATGGTGACGAACATGCGGCGGAGATTATGGGCCGGACCCGTACTGAAGGCTGGAAGAAGGATAGTGCGGTAGACGCCTGATTCCATACGGGTTTCCGCAGAATCGTATTGTTAGCATAAGGTTAAAAGACGAGGTATATTGCATACGGCGACGTACGTCGGGAGGGGAACCGGCGCGGCGAAGCAGGGAAGCATCCGCTTCCTGACCTGCGCGACGCAGGCAGCCTTTTTTTATTTGCCCCGGAGAGAACGTACATGCAAAACCAGAATTTCGCGCGCGTCACCGCGCTCGCACTCGGCATCGCCGGCGTGCTGGCGTTCGGTCAAGCCCAGGCTTCGGGCTTCCAGATCAAGGAAAACAGCACCAAGGCGCTGGGCCGCGCATTCGCCGGTTCGGGCGCCGCCAGCGGCGACGCTTCGGTGGTCTCCAACAACCCCGCTGCGATGTCCACCTTCAAGCAGAGCACCGTGCAGGCCGACGTCGCAGTGATCGACCTGACCGCCGACTTCACCGGCAGCGGCCGCACCGCCTTCGGCACGCCGATCAGCGGCGGCGACGGCGGCGATCCGGGCGATGCCACCGCAGTGCCGTCGATTTCCGCGATCTTCCCGGTCGGCGACACCGGCATGACGCTGGGCGCCCAAGTCAGCGCACCGTTCGGCCTGAAGACCGAGTACGAGCGCAACTGGGTCGGCCGCTACAACGCCGTCGAATCCGACGTGAAGACCGTCGACGTGACCCTGGCCGCTTCGTTCGACTTCGGCTCGGAAGTTTCGTTCGGCGTAGGCCTGATCTACCAGCGCGCCGAAGCCACGTTGTCCAACGCGGTCGACTTCGGCACCCTGCTGGCCGCGGGGGGCGTGCCCGGCTTCGCGCCGCAGAACGCCGACGGCTTCGCCGAAGTGAAGGGCGACGACACCGGCATCGGCTGGACCATGGGCATGCACATCCATCCGAACGAGCGCACCTCGATCGGCTTCACCCACCGTTCCGAGATCGACCACGATCTGGAAGGCAACGCCAACTTCACCGTGCCGTCCAACGCCGCAACCGTCCTCGCGTTCGCCGCTCCGGGCCAGTTCATCGATACCAGCGCGCTGGCCGCGCTGACCACGCCTGCAGTCGACACGATCAGCGTGTCCTACGGCCTGACCGACAACTTCACCCTGATGGCCGACTTCTCGCGCACCCAGTGGAGCTCGATGAAGAACGTCACCATCCAGTTCGGGTCGAACCAGGCCGATTCGGTCGAAGATTTCGACTGGAAGGACACCGGTTTCTGGTCGCTGGGCGCCGAATGGGACCTGAGCGAAGCCTTTACCCTGCGCGCCGGCTACGCGGAAGACCAGTCGCCGACCAAGATCGAAACCCGCACCCCGCGCCTGCCCGATGCGGACCGCCAGTGGGCCTCGATCGGCCTGTCCTGGAAGGTCAGCGATGCGTTCGAGGTCGATGCCGCCTACACCCGCATCTTCGTCGACGATCCGAAGATCGAAAACATCTTGTCGAGCAGCAGCAGCACGCTGACCGGCTCTTACGATGCGGACGTGAACATCTTCGGCGTTTCGGCGCAGTACAAGTTCTGATCCGGCGCGACACGCAACAAGAAAAAGCCCCGCTTCGGCGGGGCTTTTTTTCGCCGTTACGGCGCGTACCGGCGCAACGACACGCGGTCGCGGCCGCTGGTGCCGTGGCGGTCGTTGGCCGGTTTGAAGCGGTCCAGGTCCAGCGCGATCACGGCGATAGGGGATCGCCCGGCAGGCGATCGATCCGCGATTGCAATTCCACTTCCAGGCCGCGCCGGTTCAGCAGGCCCATCGACGAGACTTGTTTCGCTGGGGCTTTCGCATGGGTGGATTCTCTCCCCGGATCGAGTCCGGGGAGGGGCGACGGGAAAGCGGACTTACTCGCCCAACGTCAGCAGCGAGGCATTACCGCCGGCCGCAGTGGTATTCACCGTCAGCGTCTTCTCGGTGGCGAAGCGCGGCAGGTAATGCGGGCCGCCGGCCTTGGGGCCGGTGCCGGACAGGTTCTGGCCGCCGAACGGTTGCACGCCGACCACCGCGCCGATCTGGTTGCGGTTGACGTAGATGTTGCCGACGTTGGCGCGCGCGGCGATGCGGTCGATGGTGTCGTCGATGCGCGAGTGGATGCCCAGCGTCAGGCCGTAGCCGGTGGCGTTGATCGCATCGACGACCCGATCCAGTTCTTCGGCCTT
Above is a genomic segment from Luteimonas galliterrae containing:
- a CDS encoding rhomboid family intramembrane serine protease, producing MFVTIPSRQRNAVRWATPLLLVALWAAFLWVIARPDAAHRTLLIDWGVLSGGLDAPGGWRGAFDHERGLRLLTALFLHADWAHLLGNLVFLLIFGLPAERAMGSWRFLALFLLGGAAANFAAMFTISAPDRVIIGASGAVSAVIGAYLALFPRAKLGVVLPLGLFLEFVRAPASLLIGIWVVLQIVFTYIGPAYGAVAWTAHLAGFAFGGAFALVMRASIARRMRQRQGY
- a CDS encoding OmpP1/FadL family transporter → MQNQNFARVTALALGIAGVLAFGQAQASGFQIKENSTKALGRAFAGSGAASGDASVVSNNPAAMSTFKQSTVQADVAVIDLTADFTGSGRTAFGTPISGGDGGDPGDATAVPSISAIFPVGDTGMTLGAQVSAPFGLKTEYERNWVGRYNAVESDVKTVDVTLAASFDFGSEVSFGVGLIYQRAEATLSNAVDFGTLLAAGGVPGFAPQNADGFAEVKGDDTGIGWTMGMHIHPNERTSIGFTHRSEIDHDLEGNANFTVPSNAATVLAFAAPGQFIDTSALAALTTPAVDTISVSYGLTDNFTLMADFSRTQWSSMKNVTIQFGSNQADSVEDFDWKDTGFWSLGAEWDLSEAFTLRAGYAEDQSPTKIETRTPRLPDADRQWASIGLSWKVSDAFEVDAAYTRIFVDDPKIENILSSSSSTLTGSYDADVNIFGVSAQYKF